A genomic segment from Trueperaceae bacterium encodes:
- a CDS encoding pyridoxal-phosphate dependent enzyme, translated as MTEAFAVALACRACGRPARSPCAWRCDCGEPFRLLTAEEAERVRLDDLPVPDLGHGDTPLIPSPAHDSGDVYLKLEGANPSGSFKDRGMAVLVGLALASGASEVICDSSGNAAAAVAAFAAAASLRCRVFVPEATSETKVRQVRAYGAELVRVPGDRETAARAAQAAAENALSAADDGRAAAESAPAAATGPQAAAQTTFYASHYWHPFFALGTRSFALEVVEQLGGRLPDHVVFPVGHGSLYLGAVDGFLSAARRLGMPAPHCHVVQSEAVHSVVAAVVGRAGAGARWSQATTLAEGIRISRPLRLEEIAAALAATRGTALTVSEDAIADHWRRTARRGVLMEPTSAVAFAGYERLRSEGVIAEGATVVIPVTGSGLKSLSAESA; from the coding sequence GTGACCGAGGCGTTCGCCGTGGCTCTCGCGTGCCGCGCCTGCGGCCGGCCCGCGCGTTCCCCTTGCGCCTGGCGCTGCGACTGCGGCGAGCCGTTCAGGCTCCTCACGGCGGAGGAGGCCGAGCGCGTTCGCCTGGACGACCTACCTGTTCCCGACCTTGGTCATGGCGACACGCCGCTGATCCCCAGCCCGGCCCACGACTCGGGCGACGTGTACCTGAAGCTCGAGGGCGCCAACCCGAGCGGCTCGTTCAAGGACAGGGGGATGGCGGTGCTGGTGGGCCTAGCGCTCGCCAGCGGGGCCTCCGAGGTCATCTGCGACTCCTCCGGCAACGCCGCGGCCGCCGTGGCGGCGTTCGCGGCTGCTGCGTCCCTGCGCTGCCGCGTGTTCGTGCCTGAGGCGACGAGCGAGACCAAGGTGCGGCAGGTCCGCGCCTACGGCGCCGAGCTGGTGCGCGTTCCCGGCGACAGGGAGACGGCGGCGCGGGCCGCGCAGGCGGCGGCAGAGAACGCGCTGTCCGCGGCCGACGATGGGCGGGCCGCGGCCGAGAGCGCGCCGGCTGCTGCCACGGGCCCGCAAGCGGCAGCCCAGACCACCTTCTACGCGAGCCACTACTGGCACCCGTTCTTCGCGCTGGGCACGCGGAGCTTCGCGCTTGAGGTCGTGGAGCAGCTCGGCGGCAGGCTGCCCGACCACGTCGTGTTCCCCGTCGGGCACGGCAGCCTCTACCTCGGCGCCGTCGACGGCTTCCTGTCGGCGGCGCGGCGGCTCGGCATGCCCGCGCCCCACTGTCACGTGGTGCAGTCGGAGGCGGTCCATTCCGTCGTCGCTGCGGTGGTGGGGCGGGCCGGCGCAGGTGCCCGCTGGAGCCAAGCCACCACCCTCGCCGAGGGCATCCGCATCTCCCGCCCCCTGAGACTCGAAGAGATCGCCGCCGCGCTCGCGGCGACGCGCGGAACCGCGCTGACGGTGAGCGAGGACGCGATCGCCGACCACTGGCGGCGCACGGCCCGCCGGGGCGTGCTCATGGAGCCGACCTCGGCGGTGGCGTTCGCCGGCTACGAGCGCCTGCGCAGCGAGGGCGTCATCGCCGAGGGCGCGACCGTCGTGATCCCTGTTACCGGAAGCGGACTGAAGAGCTTGTCGGCGGAGTCGGCGTGA